The Carboxydocella sporoproducens DSM 16521 genome includes a region encoding these proteins:
- a CDS encoding restriction endonuclease subunit S, translating into MYLGEIARIKMGLVLSRKKAEIDLEAVAEYPMISLKNIQEDGTFTEDPVESFKSKEIIGNEFFTREGNILVRLSHPNTAVLIDKEQEGLLIPSYFANVEIIDTNVLPGYVAWFLNTDKVKGELLKSQTGTHIPSTNKQILEKISIPELDLDKQQKITDIQQLYRKEKRLYQKLMAEKEKFYKAVTYSIIKMNEG; encoded by the coding sequence ATGTACCTTGGTGAAATTGCTCGGATTAAAATGGGGCTCGTGCTTTCCAGAAAAAAGGCTGAAATAGACTTGGAAGCTGTAGCGGAATATCCGATGATATCTCTTAAAAACATCCAGGAAGACGGTACGTTTACAGAGGATCCCGTCGAGAGTTTCAAGAGCAAGGAAATCATCGGCAATGAGTTTTTCACCCGTGAGGGAAATATACTTGTTCGTCTCAGTCATCCCAATACAGCGGTGTTGATTGACAAGGAGCAAGAGGGTCTGCTCATTCCTTCTTACTTTGCAAATGTTGAAATTATCGACACGAATGTATTGCCAGGCTATGTTGCATGGTTCTTGAACACCGATAAGGTAAAAGGGGAATTGTTAAAAAGCCAGACGGGAACCCATATTCCTAGCACCAACAAACAGATTTTGGAAAAGATATCGATTCCTGAACTGGATTTGGATAAACAGCAAAAGATTACAGATATACAGCAATTATATCGAAAGGAAAAGCGTTTGTATCAAAAACTAATGGCTGAAAAGGAAAAGTTCTATAAGGCGGTTACTTATTCAATCATAAAAATGAACGAAGGGTGA
- a CDS encoding type I restriction-modification system subunit M: protein MEKTTQAYINSVLWQACDTFRGKIDSSIYKDYVLVMLFVKYLSDTYKERLEEYTKRYNGDQERIKRAMSRERFILDEYSTFDYIYSKRNDPEIGVIINKALERLENENTGKLRGVFRNIDFNSEAILGKTKERNAMLKTLLEDFAKLDLRPSVLEDEDIIGNAYQYMINLFASDAGKKGGEFFTPPEVSELLARLVKPQENDRIYDPTCGSGSLLIRVVRQVPNRKVAVYGQERNGQTHSLALMNMYLHGIDDAKIEWGDTLANPLHLEDGKLMKFQVIVANPPFSLDKWAMGFAGEGNTDEKFKMEASLDPYGRFSWGVPPASKGDYAFVLHILHSLAENGRAAVILPHGVLFRGASEAKIREEIIKHNLLDAVIGLPENLFFGTGIPACVMVFKKNRTRKEVLFIDASGEGNYEKGKNQNKLRKQDIQKIVETYEKYETIDKYSYVATIEEIKENDYNLNIPRYVDTFEEEEMVDMDAVKENISNIKRELQEVERQMEKYLEELGL from the coding sequence ATGGAAAAAACAACGCAAGCTTATATCAACTCGGTTCTTTGGCAAGCATGTGACACATTCAGGGGAAAAATTGACTCCAGCATATACAAAGATTACGTGCTGGTCATGCTGTTCGTTAAATATCTGAGCGATACATACAAAGAAAGGCTTGAAGAGTACACCAAACGATATAACGGTGATCAGGAACGGATTAAGCGGGCAATGTCCAGGGAACGGTTTATCCTTGATGAATACTCCACGTTTGACTACATATACAGCAAGCGGAATGACCCCGAAATCGGCGTGATCATCAACAAGGCGTTGGAACGTTTGGAGAATGAAAACACAGGAAAATTGCGGGGTGTGTTCCGCAATATCGATTTCAACTCCGAGGCGATCCTGGGCAAAACCAAGGAAAGAAACGCCATGCTGAAAACGCTTCTGGAGGATTTCGCGAAGCTGGATCTGCGTCCTTCGGTGCTTGAGGATGAGGATATTATCGGGAACGCGTATCAATATATGATCAATTTGTTTGCCAGTGATGCTGGCAAAAAAGGCGGTGAGTTTTTTACACCGCCAGAGGTATCTGAACTTCTTGCCAGATTGGTAAAACCCCAAGAAAATGATCGGATTTATGACCCCACTTGCGGTTCGGGTTCTCTTTTGATTCGGGTGGTCAGACAAGTGCCAAACCGAAAAGTGGCGGTATATGGGCAAGAGCGGAACGGTCAAACGCATTCCCTGGCGTTGATGAACATGTATCTGCATGGCATTGATGATGCCAAGATTGAATGGGGTGACACCTTGGCTAATCCGCTTCATTTGGAAGACGGCAAGTTGATGAAATTCCAGGTGATCGTCGCCAATCCCCCATTCTCGCTCGACAAATGGGCGATGGGTTTCGCGGGGGAAGGCAATACCGACGAGAAGTTCAAAATGGAGGCAAGCCTTGACCCTTATGGGCGTTTTTCCTGGGGAGTGCCGCCCGCATCCAAAGGAGATTACGCCTTCGTCCTGCACATTCTTCATTCGCTTGCGGAAAACGGCCGTGCGGCGGTCATCCTTCCTCATGGCGTGCTGTTTAGAGGAGCGAGCGAGGCGAAAATTCGGGAGGAAATCATCAAGCATAATTTGTTGGATGCCGTTATTGGGTTGCCCGAAAACTTGTTCTTTGGAACAGGCATTCCCGCTTGCGTGATGGTCTTCAAGAAGAATCGAACGAGAAAAGAAGTTCTGTTTATTGATGCCTCGGGAGAAGGAAACTACGAAAAGGGCAAAAACCAGAACAAGCTCAGGAAGCAGGATATCCAGAAGATTGTTGAAACGTATGAGAAGTACGAAACGATCGACAAATATTCTTACGTTGCGACCATCGAGGAGATCAAAGAGAACGACTACAACCTGAACATTCCGCGATATGTTGATACGTTTGAGGAAGAGGAAATGGTTGATATGGATGCGGTGAAGGAGAACATTTCCAATATTAAGCGGGAGCTTCAGGAAGTAGAGCGGCAGATGGAAAAGTATTTGGAAGAGCTGGGGTTGTAG
- a CDS encoding abortive infection family protein translates to MTFEENFKTTLLKVWENEYTDSFGVSRALNKSHIYFEYTSIFTRREWNTYSAILHIRTPYDNIKVLEENKDKIFRIAERIFGKQDDYYLTDISIDVLIEQFEVVDFSLLGKTETIRRAISDAESFMKEGKYSSAIDRVHTSLHGYLRLLLDTKKVSYEESDTLMQLYSKLHNSLDPIENKEINNLIKSTIRSASAVIDSINTIRNKHSLSHPNEEIVGESEAKLVIGICKVLFDYIEGRT, encoded by the coding sequence ATGACTTTCGAAGAAAACTTTAAAACTACCTTGTTAAAAGTATGGGAGAATGAGTATACTGATTCATTCGGTGTATCTAGGGCTTTAAATAAATCCCATATTTATTTTGAGTATACATCTATTTTTACAAGACGTGAATGGAATACCTATTCAGCTATTCTCCATATTAGAACTCCGTATGACAATATAAAAGTGTTGGAGGAAAATAAAGATAAGATTTTTAGAATAGCTGAAAGGATTTTTGGAAAGCAGGATGACTACTATCTAACCGATATATCAATTGATGTTCTAATTGAGCAATTTGAAGTAGTCGATTTTTCGTTACTTGGAAAAACCGAAACAATAAGACGTGCAATTAGTGACGCGGAATCATTCATGAAGGAGGGGAAGTACTCTTCAGCAATAGATAGGGTGCACACTTCATTGCATGGGTACTTACGTCTGCTGTTAGATACGAAGAAGGTTTCCTATGAAGAAAGCGATACTCTGATGCAATTATATAGTAAACTCCATAATAGTTTGGATCCGATTGAAAATAAAGAGATCAATAATTTAATAAAATCAACTATCAGAAGTGCGTCTGCTGTAATTGATTCGATAAATACAATTAGGAATAAACATTCATTGTCTCATCCAAATGAAGAAATAGTAGGTGAATCTGAAGCTAAACTAGTAATAGGGATCTGTAAAGTACTGTTTGATTATATTGAGGGAAGGACGTAA